The genomic segment GGTCCATCGAGAGAAAAGGAACTGGGGAGTCCTCATCCCTTTCTCTGGCTTCTGGAGCTGGAGGTGAGGGCAGGAAAAGACACCTGGGTGGAGAGTCAGGAGACTGCTCTGGTTCACCTCCAGAgaaacctcaggcaagtcacttaacctcagtttgcttgtctataaaatggggatgatcacAGGGCAACCAAATCACAGGATTTGTTGGAAGAACAGACTGTCCTTTACACGTGACTGTAGCCCCAGAGTATTTAATTCACTTAAATTCCACAAAGAGTGGACTTATcctctctgttttacagaggaagcaactgaaagttaagtaatttgacTGAGGTAAACCTTCAcggggaggagctgggatttgaaagcCAGCCAGCCTGGGTGCACACCCGTGAGGATGCCATTCCGGTTCTTCTTGCAGGTGAAGCAGGGTCCCTGTGGGAGGCTCTCACCtttcaccaccacctccagggtGGCCTCGCTGTCCTTGATGCTGTGTATCACCTCGCAGCGATAGATCCCAGAGTCCTTGGAGCACAGGTTCTGGATTTCCAGGGTGGGGTCGCTGGGGATGACCGGGTAGTTGGGCAGCGTGGCCTTGTCTTTGTAGGCACTGCTGACCCGCACCCGCCCTTCAGTGGCCACCAGCAGCACCACCTCCTTCTCCTTGGAAATGCGGCTCCACTTGATTCTGGGGCCGAGGGGGGCGGTGGTCACAGGGTGCATGGGGCCGAT from the Hippopotamus amphibius kiboko isolate mHipAmp2 chromosome 2, mHipAmp2.hap2, whole genome shotgun sequence genome contains:
- the LOC130844522 gene encoding LOW QUALITY PROTEIN: aggrecan core protein-like (The sequence of the model RefSeq protein was modified relative to this genomic sequence to represent the inferred CDS: substituted 1 base at 1 genomic stop codon), which translates into the protein MHPVTTAPLGPRIKWSRISKEKEVVLLVATEGRVRVSSAYKDKATLPNYPVIPSDPTLEIQNLCSKDSGIYRCEVIHSIKDSEATLEVVVKGIVFHXRAISMHYTLNFNRTQRACLQNSAILTTPEQLQAACKASFHQCNTSWPDDQTVR